The proteins below come from a single Thermopolyspora flexuosa genomic window:
- a CDS encoding sensor histidine kinase, producing MFGRLRRWGRRHRRAADALWLAPLVLFSLVEVVRYDRPAGSAWAGTSAGTIGYVLLAVVLLAPLWWRGERPREVFAAVAALSFVQWLAGIDPIPANLSVLVALFAVAAACSVPWTIAAWLVTELGVWLSMVDFADWPQAASLEGFVSASGFVIAIAIAGGYVNTRRRYLESLEERAERAERERDQRAAIAAAAERARIARELHDVVAHNVSVMVVQADGAAFAIDGDPEQAKKAVQEISATGRRALAEMRRLVGVLRADDPAAEEYAPQPGLAQLEDLIAKVRASGLPVELSVTGTPGGLSEGEQLVIYRVVQEALTNVLKHAGPRATARVDVEFHPDQVVLCVTDDGRGAAAPPGEGGHGLIGMRERVAVYGGAVEAGPRRGGGFQVTARLPVGRAA from the coding sequence GTGTTCGGGCGACTGCGTCGGTGGGGGCGGCGGCACCGCAGGGCGGCGGACGCGCTGTGGCTGGCACCGCTGGTCCTGTTCAGCCTGGTGGAGGTGGTCCGCTACGACCGGCCCGCGGGCTCGGCCTGGGCGGGGACGTCCGCCGGGACGATCGGGTACGTGCTGCTCGCGGTCGTGCTGCTGGCCCCGCTGTGGTGGCGCGGCGAGCGGCCGCGCGAGGTCTTCGCCGCGGTGGCCGCGCTCAGCTTCGTGCAGTGGCTCGCCGGGATCGACCCGATTCCGGCGAACCTGTCCGTCCTGGTGGCGCTGTTCGCCGTGGCCGCGGCCTGCTCCGTCCCGTGGACGATCGCGGCCTGGCTCGTCACCGAGCTGGGCGTGTGGCTCTCCATGGTCGATTTCGCCGACTGGCCCCAGGCCGCGAGCCTGGAGGGGTTCGTCTCCGCGTCCGGGTTCGTCATCGCCATCGCCATCGCGGGCGGCTACGTGAACACCCGCCGCCGCTACCTGGAGAGCCTCGAGGAGCGGGCCGAGCGCGCCGAGCGGGAACGCGACCAGCGCGCCGCGATCGCGGCGGCGGCCGAGCGCGCCCGTATCGCGCGCGAGCTCCACGACGTGGTCGCGCACAATGTCAGCGTGATGGTGGTGCAGGCCGACGGCGCGGCTTTCGCGATCGACGGCGATCCCGAGCAGGCGAAGAAGGCGGTCCAGGAGATCTCCGCCACCGGCCGGCGCGCCCTCGCCGAGATGCGGCGGCTCGTCGGCGTGCTGCGCGCGGACGACCCGGCGGCCGAGGAGTACGCGCCCCAGCCGGGCCTGGCGCAGCTCGAGGACCTGATCGCGAAGGTGCGCGCCTCCGGGCTGCCGGTGGAGCTGTCGGTCACCGGCACGCCGGGCGGCCTGTCCGAGGGCGAGCAGCTGGTGATCTACCGGGTGGTGCAGGAGGCGCTCACCAACGTGCTCAAGCACGCGGGCCCGCGGGCGACCGCGCGGGTCGATGTCGAGTTCCACCCGGACCAGGTGGTGCTGTGCGTCACCGACGACGGCCGCGGCGCGGCGGCCCCGCCCGGCGAGGGCGGCCACGGACTGATCGGCATGCGGGAGCGGGTCGCCGTGTACGGCGGGGCCGTGGAGGCCGGCCCGCGCCGGGGAGGAGGCTTCCAGGTGACGGCACGGCTGCCGGTGGGCAGGGCGGCATGA
- a CDS encoding response regulator, producing MTIRVLLVDDQELVRTGFRMVLSAQPDIEVVGEAGDGAAAVEALNTVAADVVLMDVRMPGMDGVEATRRICAGRPAGGDAGPRVLILTTFDLDEYAFAALRAGASGFLLKDVPPGDLVSAIRAVHAGDAVVAPSTTRRLLDRFAVHLPPGDGSEPERLGLLTAREREVLLLVARGLSNAEIADRLTLAEATVKTHLGRILTKLGLRDRAQAVVYAYESGLVSPQGRPKG from the coding sequence ATGACGATCCGGGTACTGCTCGTCGACGACCAGGAGCTGGTGCGGACCGGGTTCCGCATGGTGCTGTCGGCCCAGCCGGACATCGAGGTGGTCGGCGAGGCCGGGGACGGGGCCGCCGCCGTGGAGGCGCTGAACACGGTGGCCGCGGACGTGGTGCTCATGGACGTGCGCATGCCGGGCATGGACGGGGTCGAGGCGACCCGGCGGATCTGCGCGGGCCGGCCCGCCGGAGGCGACGCCGGGCCGCGGGTGCTCATCCTCACCACCTTCGACCTCGACGAGTACGCGTTCGCCGCGCTCCGCGCGGGCGCGTCCGGCTTCCTGCTCAAGGACGTGCCGCCGGGCGACCTGGTGAGCGCGATCCGCGCGGTGCACGCCGGCGACGCGGTGGTGGCGCCGAGCACCACCCGGCGGCTGCTCGACCGCTTCGCCGTACACCTGCCGCCGGGCGACGGCAGCGAGCCCGAGCGGCTGGGGCTGCTCACCGCCCGGGAGCGCGAGGTGCTCCTGCTCGTGGCCCGCGGGCTGTCGAACGCCGAGATCGCCGACCGGCTCACCCTCGCCGAGGCGACCGTGAAGACCCACCTCGGGCGCATCCTGACGAAGCTGGGCCTGCGCGACCGGGCCCAGGCGGTGGTCTACGCCTACGAGAGCGGCCTGGTCTCGCCCCAGGGTCGGCCGAAAGGCTGA
- a CDS encoding ABC transporter ATP-binding protein, producing the protein MTITGAGQRLTEHAQERHAVTARGLVKVYGSGDAAVHALRGVDVAFAQGRFTAIMGPSGSGKSTLMHCLAGLDTVTEGEVYIGDTEITRLNDRQLTRLRRERIGFVFQSFNLLPTLTAEENILLPLNIAGRQPDRELFDLVIDTVGLRERLKHRPSELSGGQQQRVAVARALITKPHVIFADEPTGNLDSRSGTEVLSFLRTSVRELGQTIVMVTHDPVAASYADRVVFLRDGRLVTELLRPTPQSVLDTLVKLEG; encoded by the coding sequence ATGACCATCACCGGAGCCGGACAGCGGCTCACGGAGCACGCCCAGGAGCGCCACGCCGTGACGGCGCGCGGGCTCGTCAAGGTGTACGGCAGCGGCGACGCGGCCGTACACGCGCTGCGCGGCGTGGACGTCGCCTTCGCCCAGGGGCGGTTCACCGCGATCATGGGGCCGTCGGGGTCGGGCAAGTCGACGCTCATGCACTGCCTCGCCGGGCTCGACACGGTCACCGAGGGCGAGGTGTACATCGGCGACACCGAGATCACCCGGCTCAACGACCGGCAGCTCACCCGGCTGCGCCGGGAGCGCATCGGGTTCGTGTTCCAGTCGTTCAACCTGCTGCCGACCCTCACCGCCGAGGAGAACATCCTGCTGCCGCTCAACATCGCCGGGCGGCAGCCGGACCGCGAGCTGTTCGACCTGGTCATCGACACCGTCGGGCTGCGGGAGCGGCTCAAGCACCGGCCGTCCGAGCTCTCCGGCGGCCAGCAGCAGCGGGTCGCGGTGGCCCGCGCGCTCATCACCAAGCCGCACGTGATCTTCGCCGACGAGCCGACCGGCAACCTCGACTCGCGCAGCGGCACCGAGGTGCTGTCGTTCCTGCGGACCTCGGTGCGCGAGCTCGGCCAGACCATCGTCATGGTGACCCACGACCCGGTCGCGGCCTCCTACGCCGACCGGGTGGTGTTCCTCCGCGACGGCCGGCTCGTCACCGAGCTGCTCCGGCCCACCCCGCAGTCGGTGCTCGACACGCTCGTGAAGCTGGAGGGCTGA
- a CDS encoding ABC transporter permease has protein sequence MLQATLAGLRAHRLRLLLTSIAIALGVAFVSGTFVLTDALQAGVNQAVAADADKVDVVVEPLSEGRTKEPPVIGQDVLAKVRSLPGAADAQGLVHGVAPLLGKDGKAVGNIATAGISISTGRLNRMAVVEGAAPAARGEAVLDDNTAERTGYRVGDTITVLDHRERRHTFRLVGLIDTGVRPELAYRGVVGFTVADALRITGAKGYREIDVLAADGVSAERLRTEVREAVGAGHQVITGAELADRLARQNNVDTGRLTLMMLAFGLVAMLVAALVIYNTFNILVAQRVRELALLRCIGASRGQVFGSVLLEALVVGAIASVIGLAAGFGLGAASLAVFGDLGGNLPLGPLTLQPRTIVVALVTGLLVTVGAALLPARAATRARPVAALSTRTEQPTFRAGVLMIVTAALLVLLGAGLTWYGVATGPGERPLMFVAAGGTLVFLAVLVIGPVLVRPLTGLVGWLPRRLCGVPGRLAVDNSRRNPRRSATTTIALTVGVGLMTLVSVVAASTEAWLADRLDEEFPIDYQIIAQYRGDRTDDATVPRAIAADLRGRPEIGAVAETRRASATVNGDRYEVGTVTAGAIGNLIRFTVVEGELGRLEPGTAAVAKNDAKRLGVRPGDTVIAQAPGGRRIDLRVVAVIGSEALRLPTLMVHESTFAQAFGEIDDSEILVKAKEGVSVAAARRVVEAAAQPYPTAQVMSMAEVRGEFQSVLDTLLLVVAGLLGLSVLISLLGIANTLALSVHERTRESALLRALGLTRAQLRRTLSLEALVLGVVGALVGVALGTVFGWAVVSTQASNVPLEVPVGQVLLLVAGSGVAGVIAAVLPSRRAARASIVGAIASA, from the coding sequence GTGCTGCAGGCGACACTCGCCGGGCTGCGGGCGCACCGGCTGCGGCTGCTGCTCACCTCGATCGCGATCGCCCTCGGGGTGGCGTTCGTCTCCGGCACCTTCGTGCTCACCGACGCCCTGCAGGCCGGGGTGAACCAGGCGGTCGCCGCCGACGCCGACAAGGTGGACGTCGTGGTCGAGCCCCTCAGTGAGGGCCGCACGAAAGAGCCTCCGGTGATCGGCCAGGACGTGCTGGCCAAGGTCCGGTCGCTGCCGGGAGCGGCGGACGCCCAGGGCCTCGTCCACGGGGTCGCCCCGCTGCTCGGCAAGGACGGCAAGGCGGTGGGGAACATCGCCACCGCGGGCATCTCGATCTCGACCGGACGCCTCAACCGCATGGCCGTGGTGGAGGGCGCCGCGCCGGCCGCCCGCGGGGAGGCCGTGCTCGACGACAACACCGCCGAGCGGACCGGCTACCGCGTCGGCGACACCATCACCGTGCTCGACCACCGGGAGCGCAGGCACACCTTCCGCCTCGTCGGCCTGATCGACACCGGGGTACGGCCGGAGCTCGCCTACCGCGGCGTGGTCGGCTTCACCGTGGCCGACGCGCTGCGCATCACCGGGGCGAAGGGCTACCGCGAGATCGACGTGCTCGCCGCGGACGGCGTCTCCGCCGAACGGCTGCGCACCGAGGTGCGGGAAGCCGTCGGCGCCGGGCACCAGGTCATCACCGGCGCGGAACTCGCCGACCGGCTCGCCAGGCAGAACAACGTCGACACCGGCAGGCTCACCTTGATGATGCTGGCGTTCGGCCTGGTCGCGATGCTCGTCGCCGCCCTCGTCATCTACAACACGTTCAACATCCTCGTCGCCCAGCGGGTCCGCGAGCTGGCGCTGCTGCGCTGCATCGGCGCCTCACGGGGGCAGGTGTTCGGCTCGGTGCTGCTGGAGGCGCTCGTGGTCGGCGCGATCGCCTCGGTGATCGGGCTCGCCGCCGGGTTCGGGCTCGGCGCCGCCTCCCTCGCCGTCTTCGGCGACCTCGGCGGCAACCTGCCGCTGGGGCCGCTCACCCTGCAGCCCCGCACCATCGTCGTCGCGCTGGTGACCGGCCTGCTCGTCACGGTGGGGGCGGCGCTGCTGCCCGCCCGGGCGGCCACCCGGGCCCGGCCGGTGGCCGCGCTCTCCACCCGGACCGAGCAGCCCACCTTCCGCGCCGGCGTGCTGATGATCGTGACCGCCGCGCTGCTCGTCCTCCTCGGGGCGGGCCTCACCTGGTACGGCGTCGCGACCGGGCCGGGCGAGCGGCCGCTGATGTTCGTGGCCGCCGGGGGCACGCTCGTCTTCCTCGCCGTGCTCGTGATCGGCCCGGTGCTCGTACGCCCGCTCACCGGCCTCGTCGGCTGGCTGCCGCGCCGGCTGTGCGGCGTCCCGGGCAGGCTCGCCGTCGACAACTCGCGCCGCAACCCGCGCCGGTCGGCGACCACGACGATCGCGCTCACCGTGGGCGTGGGCCTCATGACGCTCGTCTCCGTCGTCGCCGCCTCGACCGAGGCCTGGCTCGCCGACCGGCTCGACGAGGAGTTCCCGATCGACTACCAGATCATCGCCCAGTACCGGGGGGACCGCACCGACGACGCCACGGTGCCCCGCGCGATCGCCGCCGACCTCCGCGGCCGTCCCGAGATCGGGGCGGTGGCCGAGACCCGCCGGGCCTCCGCCACCGTCAACGGCGACCGGTACGAGGTCGGCACGGTCACCGCGGGGGCGATCGGCAACCTCATCCGGTTCACGGTCGTCGAGGGTGAGCTCGGCCGCCTCGAGCCGGGCACGGCGGCGGTCGCCAAGAACGATGCGAAACGCCTCGGGGTGCGCCCCGGCGACACGGTCATCGCCCAGGCGCCGGGCGGCCGGCGAATCGACCTGCGGGTCGTCGCGGTGATCGGCAGCGAGGCGCTGCGGCTGCCCACGCTGATGGTGCACGAGAGCACGTTCGCCCAGGCCTTCGGCGAGATCGACGACAGCGAGATCCTCGTCAAGGCGAAGGAGGGCGTGTCGGTGGCGGCGGCCCGGCGGGTCGTCGAGGCGGCGGCGCAGCCGTACCCGACCGCGCAGGTGATGAGCATGGCGGAGGTGCGCGGCGAGTTCCAGTCGGTCCTCGACACGCTGCTGCTCGTGGTGGCCGGGCTGCTCGGGCTGTCGGTGCTGATCTCGCTGCTCGGCATCGCGAACACGCTCGCGCTCTCGGTGCACGAGCGCACCCGGGAGTCGGCGCTGCTGCGCGCGCTCGGGCTCACCCGGGCACAGCTCCGGCGCACGCTGTCGCTCGAGGCGCTCGTGCTCGGCGTGGTCGGCGCGCTCGTCGGCGTGGCGCTCGGCACCGTGTTCGGCTGGGCCGTGGTCAGCACCCAGGCGTCGAACGTGCCGCTGGAGGTGCCGGTCGGTCAGGTCCTGCTGCTCGTCGCCGGGTCCGGGGTCGCCGGGGTGATCGCGGCGGTGCTGCCGTCCCGCCGGGCCGCCCGTGCCTCGATCGTCGGCGCGATCGCGTCCGCCTGA
- a CDS encoding toxin glutamine deamidase domain-containing protein — protein sequence MSVLAGVPGRRGRGPGRSRWRLPAGVYNPVVAGGWRWLDYELAAETPAFDDSAGGDWFDRSGRPPPLHLARPYGRRGGLARPDPRAQDDLVQAVGDQGRFPDPRGTWIRLINAEGPSENPFRATNAVDCALSVISTWHGEPVVAAPRMPEYDAVGRPSLLGEVGGVARAEQWLGHRFEFVGLGRRAFVPVAQRLQSGGHGSSAVLITRWPSGGSHAWNAVNAAGEILWIDAQRGHMSVEPPYAVVTGVFCVIVDRQGRRL from the coding sequence GTGTCCGTGTTGGCGGGCGTGCCGGGCCGTCGCGGCCGCGGGCCGGGCAGGTCCCGTTGGCGGCTGCCCGCCGGGGTGTACAACCCGGTGGTGGCGGGCGGGTGGCGCTGGCTCGACTACGAGCTCGCCGCCGAGACGCCCGCGTTCGACGACTCCGCCGGGGGCGACTGGTTCGACCGCTCCGGCCGCCCGCCGCCGCTCCACCTCGCCCGGCCGTACGGCAGGCGGGGCGGCCTCGCCCGCCCCGACCCCCGGGCGCAGGACGACCTGGTGCAGGCGGTCGGCGACCAGGGGCGGTTCCCCGACCCGCGGGGCACCTGGATCCGGCTGATCAACGCCGAGGGCCCGTCGGAGAACCCGTTCCGCGCCACCAACGCGGTGGACTGCGCGCTCTCGGTGATCTCCACCTGGCACGGCGAGCCGGTGGTGGCCGCGCCGCGCATGCCCGAGTACGACGCGGTGGGGCGGCCGTCGCTGCTCGGCGAGGTGGGCGGGGTGGCCCGCGCCGAGCAGTGGCTGGGCCACCGGTTCGAGTTCGTCGGGCTGGGCCGCCGGGCCTTCGTGCCCGTCGCCCAGCGGCTGCAGAGCGGCGGCCACGGCTCCTCGGCCGTGCTGATCACCCGCTGGCCGAGCGGCGGCAGCCACGCGTGGAACGCGGTGAACGCCGCGGGGGAGATCCTGTGGATCGACGCCCAGCGCGGCCACATGTCGGTGGAGCCGCCGTACGCGGTGGTGACGGGCGTGTTCTGCGTCATCGTCGACCGTCAAGGGCGGCGACTGTGA
- a CDS encoding XTP/dITP diphosphatase, which yields MTRIVLATRNAAKVRELRDILADAGLKVELVGMEEFPEIGEVAETGLTFAENALLKAHAVARGTGLPAIADDSGLCVDALNGMPGVFSARWCGRHGDDQANLELLLAQIADVPEGRRGAHFACAAALALPSGEEHVVEGAVYGTICREPRGTGGFGYDPIFLPDGHDRTTAEMTPEEKNAISHRGRAFRALVPVISEVLTARA from the coding sequence GTGACCAGGATCGTGCTCGCCACCCGGAACGCGGCCAAGGTCCGCGAGCTGCGCGACATCCTTGCCGACGCGGGCCTGAAGGTCGAGCTCGTCGGCATGGAGGAGTTCCCCGAGATCGGCGAGGTGGCCGAGACCGGCCTCACGTTCGCCGAGAACGCGCTGCTCAAGGCGCACGCGGTGGCGCGCGGCACCGGCCTGCCCGCGATCGCCGACGACTCCGGCCTGTGCGTGGACGCGCTCAACGGCATGCCCGGGGTGTTCTCCGCCCGCTGGTGCGGCCGGCACGGCGACGACCAGGCGAACCTCGAGCTGCTGCTCGCCCAGATCGCGGACGTGCCCGAGGGCCGCCGCGGCGCGCACTTCGCCTGCGCCGCCGCGCTCGCCCTGCCGTCCGGCGAGGAGCACGTGGTCGAGGGCGCGGTGTACGGCACCATCTGCCGCGAGCCGCGCGGCACGGGCGGCTTCGGCTACGACCCGATCTTCCTGCCGGACGGCCACGACCGCACCACCGCGGAGATGACCCCCGAGGAGAAGAACGCGATCAGCCACCGGGGCCGCGCGTTCCGCGCCCTCGTCCCGGTGATCTCCGAGGTGCTCACCGCCCGCGCCTGA
- the rph gene encoding ribonuclease PH, with the protein MARADGRNADQLRPVTLTRGWLAHAEGSVLVEFGRTRVLCAASVQEGVPRWRKGSGLGWVTAEYAMLPRSTNTRGERESVKGRLGGRTQEISRLIGRSLRACVDDKALGEYTIILDCDVLQADGGTRTAAITGAYVALADAVAWMREQRLVTADPLVASVAAVSVGVVDGTPMLDLCYEEDVVAQTDMNVVMTGSGEFVEVQGTAEHAPFDRRMLDALLDLAVAGCAELSRLQKDVLSGVRA; encoded by the coding sequence ATGGCTCGAGCAGATGGACGCAACGCCGATCAACTCCGCCCCGTCACGCTCACCCGGGGCTGGCTCGCCCACGCCGAGGGCTCGGTGCTCGTCGAGTTCGGCCGCACCCGGGTGCTGTGTGCGGCGTCGGTGCAGGAGGGGGTCCCGCGCTGGCGCAAGGGCAGCGGGCTGGGCTGGGTGACGGCCGAGTACGCGATGCTGCCCCGGTCGACCAACACCCGCGGGGAGCGCGAGTCGGTGAAGGGCAGGCTGGGCGGCCGCACCCAGGAGATCTCCCGGCTGATCGGCCGGTCCCTGCGGGCCTGCGTGGACGACAAGGCGCTCGGCGAGTACACGATCATCCTCGACTGCGACGTGCTGCAGGCCGACGGCGGCACCCGCACCGCCGCGATCACCGGGGCGTACGTGGCGCTCGCGGACGCGGTGGCGTGGATGCGCGAGCAGCGGCTGGTCACCGCCGACCCGCTGGTCGCCTCGGTCGCCGCGGTCTCGGTGGGCGTGGTGGACGGCACCCCCATGCTCGACCTGTGCTACGAGGAGGACGTGGTCGCGCAGACCGACATGAACGTGGTGATGACCGGCTCCGGCGAGTTCGTCGAGGTGCAGGGCACCGCGGAGCACGCGCCGTTCGACCGGCGCATGCTCGACGCCCTGCTCGACCTCGCGGTGGCCGGGTGCGCCGAGCTGTCCCGGCTGCAGAAGGACGTGCTCTCGGGGGTGCGGGCGTGA
- a CDS encoding MBL fold metallo-hydrolase, producing the protein MKLTIVGCSGSFPGPDSPSSCYLLEAEGFRLVLDLGNGALGALQRHADLADIDAICLSHLHADHCLDVCAYHVVRTYSPYGPFGRLPVYAPADAPRRLAAAYGMPDEPGLDTTFAFHALSPGTLRIGPFDVTVAPMNHPVETYGFRVSYGGASVAYSGDTGECPELVNLAKDADVLLCEASFIDEPGLPADLHLNGRQAAEHAARAGVGTLVLTHLVPWYDRRRILDDAGRGGFTGRIQLARSGAVYDLG; encoded by the coding sequence GTGAAACTCACGATCGTCGGCTGTTCGGGGAGCTTCCCCGGGCCCGACAGCCCTTCCTCCTGCTACCTGCTCGAGGCCGAGGGGTTCCGGCTCGTGCTCGACCTCGGCAACGGCGCCCTTGGGGCATTGCAGCGCCACGCGGACCTCGCCGACATCGACGCGATCTGCCTGTCCCACCTGCACGCCGACCACTGCCTCGACGTGTGCGCCTACCACGTGGTGCGCACCTACTCGCCGTACGGCCCGTTCGGCAGGCTCCCCGTCTACGCCCCGGCCGACGCGCCGCGGCGGCTCGCGGCGGCCTACGGCATGCCCGACGAGCCGGGCCTCGACACCACGTTCGCGTTCCACGCGCTCTCCCCGGGCACGCTGCGCATCGGCCCGTTCGACGTCACCGTGGCGCCGATGAACCACCCGGTGGAGACGTACGGCTTCCGCGTCAGCTACGGCGGCGCGTCGGTGGCCTACTCCGGGGACACCGGGGAGTGCCCGGAGCTGGTGAACCTCGCCAAGGACGCCGACGTGCTGCTGTGCGAGGCGTCGTTCATCGACGAGCCCGGGCTCCCCGCCGACCTCCACCTCAACGGCCGGCAGGCGGCCGAGCACGCCGCCCGCGCGGGCGTGGGCACGCTCGTGCTCACCCACCTGGTGCCCTGGTACGACCGGCGGCGCATCCTCGACGACGCCGGGCGGGGCGGGTTCACCGGGCGGATCCAACTCGCGCGAAGCGGTGCCGTATATGACCTAGGGTGA
- the murI gene encoding glutamate racemase: protein MSEAEGRAESRAIGVFDSGVGGLTVARAIMDQLPNESILYVADTARQPYGPKRIAEVRAYALEVMDHLVAHDVKMLVIACNTASAAVLRDARERYDVPVVEVIQPAVRRAARATRNGKVGVIATRATIESMAYHDAFAAAPDVELLGVAAPRLVEFVERGDTGSAELIEVTRGYLEPLLRAGVDTLILGCTHYPLLLGAISYVAGDGVTLVSSADETAKDVYRVLRDRGLAAPPGQPVRHRFRTTGDPKLFARLGRRFLGPELQAVEPAPLGEVSLDGATAVQAVTPG from the coding sequence GTGTCGGAAGCAGAGGGCCGGGCGGAAAGCCGGGCGATCGGGGTGTTTGACAGCGGTGTGGGCGGCCTCACGGTCGCGCGGGCGATCATGGATCAGCTCCCCAACGAGTCGATCCTGTACGTGGCCGACACCGCGCGCCAGCCGTACGGGCCGAAGCGGATCGCCGAGGTCCGCGCGTACGCGCTGGAGGTGATGGACCACCTCGTCGCCCACGACGTGAAGATGCTCGTGATCGCCTGCAACACGGCGAGCGCCGCGGTGCTGCGCGACGCGCGGGAACGCTACGACGTCCCGGTCGTGGAGGTGATCCAGCCCGCGGTACGGCGGGCCGCGCGGGCCACCCGCAACGGCAAGGTCGGCGTGATCGCCACCCGGGCCACGATCGAGTCGATGGCCTACCACGACGCGTTCGCCGCCGCGCCGGACGTCGAGCTGCTGGGGGTGGCGGCGCCCCGCCTGGTGGAGTTCGTGGAACGCGGCGACACCGGCAGCGCCGAGCTGATCGAGGTCACCCGCGGCTACCTCGAGCCGCTGCTGCGCGCCGGGGTCGACACGCTCATCCTCGGCTGCACCCACTACCCGCTGCTGCTCGGCGCCATCTCCTACGTGGCGGGCGACGGCGTCACGCTCGTGTCGAGCGCCGACGAGACCGCCAAGGACGTCTACCGCGTCCTGCGCGACCGGGGCCTCGCCGCGCCTCCCGGACAGCCGGTCCGGCACCGCTTCCGCACCACCGGCGATCCCAAGCTGTTCGCGCGCCTCGGCCGCCGCTTCCTCGGGCCGGAACTGCAGGCCGTGGAACCCGCGCCGCTGGGGGAGGTATCGCTCGACGGCGCGACAGCCGTACAAGCCGTCACGCCCGGTTAG